One genomic segment of Deltaproteobacteria bacterium includes these proteins:
- the cobU gene encoding bifunctional adenosylcobinamide kinase/adenosylcobinamide-phosphate guanylyltransferase, whose protein sequence is MHGILIIGGARSGKSAFAISQAQMLPGKKAFIATALVIDDEMKERIEAHKRQRNSVWDTYEEPIRVARLVEDLQHTYDVLLIDCLTVWLSNAMHEGLDVLQEIEKLVGAIIIHRQGKALPVQYAGDPVRLVQRLDNKDIHREEGQGYPVAGTSPSPAVFIVSNEVGMGIVPANTLARAFRDYQGLLNQRIAGIADEVYFMVAGIPMKIK, encoded by the coding sequence ATGCATGGTATTTTAATAATAGGCGGGGCACGAAGCGGTAAGAGCGCCTTTGCGATTTCTCAGGCACAGATGCTGCCTGGAAAAAAGGCGTTTATAGCAACGGCACTGGTAATTGATGATGAAATGAAGGAACGTATAGAGGCGCACAAAAGGCAGCGGAACAGCGTATGGGATACCTATGAAGAGCCTATAAGGGTTGCAAGGCTGGTCGAAGATTTGCAACATACGTATGATGTTCTATTGATCGACTGCCTCACCGTATGGCTTTCAAATGCGATGCATGAAGGTTTGGATGTTCTGCAAGAGATCGAAAAACTTGTAGGAGCCATCATCATCCACCGACAGGGCAAAGCCCTGCCGGTGCAGTATGCAGGAGATCCAGTACGTTTGGTGCAAAGGCTGGATAACAAGGACATTCATAGAGAAGAGGGGCAGGGTTACCCCGTGGCAGGTACAAGCCCTTCTCCAGCAGTATTTATCGTTTCCAATGAAGTCGGTATGGGTATAGTGCCGGCGAATACACTCGCACGCGCGTTCAGAGATTATCAAGGTCTGTTAAACCAGCGCATAGCGGGCATAGCGGACGAGGTGTATTTTATGGTTGCTGGAATACCGATGAAGATTAAATAA
- the cobT gene encoding nicotinate-nucleotide--dimethylbenzimidazole phosphoribosyltransferase → MFDETLINIQNMDTSPVQQAQSRLDNLTKPKDSLGRLEEFAKRLVAITGNTMPDVNKKVIFTFAGDHGVAGEGVSAFPKEVTREMVLNFVNGGAAINVLARHAGADVVVVDIGVDYDFNPALTKGGIKGGLFISNKVMHGTKNIAKGPAMTKEQAEQCIQVGIDLANAYAQQGYKMFGTGDMGIANTTPSSAIAAVLTGRSVTEVTGRGTGIDDNALKHKIDVIEQAIAINRPDPKDPINVLAKVGGAEIGGIAGLILGCASQKKPVVIDGFISTAGALIAYSIEPKTKDYMFAAHNSVEIGHKAMLDKMGLQPILDLNLRLGEGTGAVLAMPLIEAGLNIYKEMATFEQAGVSEKEEKI, encoded by the coding sequence ATGTTTGACGAGACTTTAATAAATATTCAGAACATGGATACTTCACCTGTGCAACAGGCGCAGTCAAGGCTTGATAATCTTACAAAGCCTAAGGATAGCCTCGGAAGGCTTGAGGAGTTTGCAAAAAGGCTTGTAGCTATAACAGGAAACACAATGCCTGACGTAAACAAAAAAGTGATATTTACCTTTGCAGGTGATCACGGTGTTGCAGGAGAGGGTGTATCCGCTTTTCCAAAAGAGGTTACGCGGGAGATGGTTTTGAATTTTGTAAATGGCGGGGCTGCAATCAATGTACTCGCCCGGCATGCAGGGGCTGATGTGGTTGTCGTTGATATAGGGGTTGATTATGATTTTAACCCTGCCCTTACAAAGGGTGGAATAAAAGGGGGATTATTCATCTCGAACAAGGTCATGCATGGCACTAAGAACATTGCCAAAGGTCCTGCAATGACAAAAGAGCAAGCAGAACAATGTATCCAGGTCGGCATCGATCTTGCCAATGCTTATGCACAACAGGGTTACAAAATGTTTGGAACAGGTGACATGGGTATTGCAAATACAACACCGTCATCGGCTATTGCAGCGGTATTAACAGGAAGGTCTGTAACGGAAGTCACCGGCAGGGGCACGGGCATAGATGACAATGCGTTGAAACATAAGATTGATGTTATTGAGCAAGCTATTGCCATCAATAGGCCCGATCCAAAGGATCCGATTAATGTGCTTGCGAAGGTTGGTGGTGCTGAGATCGGCGGCATTGCTGGCTTAATACTTGGTTGTGCATCTCAAAAGAAGCCTGTTGTTATTGATGGTTTTATATCCACTGCAGGGGCATTAATAGCCTACTCAATTGAGCCAAAAACAAAGGATTATATGTTTGCAGCGCACAACTCGGTTGAAATCGGACATAAAGCAATGCTTGATAAAATGGGGCTACAACCCATTCTGGATCTTAACCTTCGACTTGGAGAGGGCACAGGCGCAGTGCTTGCCATGCCCCTCATAGAGGCAGGGCTGAACATATATAAAGAGATGGCAACCTTTGAACAAGCAGGGGTGTCTGAAAAGGAAGAAAAGATTTAA
- a CDS encoding adenosylcobinamide-GDP ribazoletransferase: protein MRKLLIAFQFLTILPVKISEHISEYDIAGSSMFFPVVGAFQGAVAVLLAALLRDVFCGDVACHATVEIISVLVIMILIITNKGLHFDGLADTFDALGVAPTGTITSDIEKRLSAMKDSRIGSIGAIGIVFTILIKFVLLNALFLTVPWGTVYLLLFIMPVFSKWAMVPALYYGTSARQEGIGRIFIDYATLAHLIASTVLAMGLAGVALYTYSIFDDSLLNRFLLFFVLFLILYGFSIVSMRLSKKRFGGITGDILGAISELSEVVFLMVVVLWLNH from the coding sequence ATGCGTAAGCTCCTGATCGCATTCCAGTTTCTCACGATTTTACCGGTAAAAATAAGCGAGCATATCAGTGAGTATGATATTGCCGGCTCATCTATGTTCTTTCCTGTTGTTGGAGCATTTCAGGGGGCAGTCGCCGTTTTGCTTGCCGCCTTATTAAGGGATGTCTTTTGCGGTGACGTGGCATGCCATGCCACCGTTGAGATTATAAGCGTATTGGTGATTATGATCCTCATCATCACCAATAAAGGCTTACATTTTGACGGACTGGCAGACACCTTTGATGCGCTTGGTGTAGCACCAACCGGCACTATCACATCAGACATTGAGAAAAGATTATCTGCAATGAAGGACAGCAGGATAGGTTCAATCGGAGCAATCGGTATCGTGTTTACGATCCTGATTAAATTTGTTTTGTTGAACGCTTTATTTTTGACCGTTCCATGGGGTACGGTATATTTGCTACTTTTTATAATGCCCGTATTCTCAAAATGGGCAATGGTCCCTGCTCTGTATTATGGCACATCCGCACGGCAGGAAGGCATTGGCAGGATATTTATTGATTATGCAACATTAGCTCACCTTATAGCCTCAACAGTATTAGCAATGGGTTTGGCAGGTGTCGCATTGTACACGTACTCGATTTTTGACGATAGCTTGTTAAATAGGTTCCTGTTGTTCTTTGTTCTGTTCCTTATACTGTATGGATTCAGTATTGTGTCCATGCGACTATCCAAGAAACGATTTGGCGGGATAACCGGTGATATCTTAGGTGCAATAAGTGAATTATCAGAGGTGGTGTTCTTAATGGTGGTGGTATTATGGCTCAATCACTGA
- a CDS encoding cobyric acid synthase, whose translation MAQSLMIQGTGSGVGKSLLVTALCRIFKDMGIDVAPFKAQNMALNAYVTKEGGEIGVAQALQARAARIEPEIDMNPILLKPSGEAGVQIVIHGKVHSIMQAKGYYGFKNYALEAVRSSFQRLSKSHELIIIEGAGSPAEINLMKNDIVNMAMAKYANAPVLLVGDIDKGGVFASFYGTIKLLCRDSRYIKAFIINKFRGDLGLLKPGLKMIKTKTGRPVIGVIPYVRDLYLPEEDGTSIKEIYAGARTHRTFQTKGQGNPAPTKFISNMGVHVAEHKPRAYEKFEIQDSIKIVVVKLLYISNFTDFEPFYYEPDVELIYSNNPSDISQADIVIIPGTKNTMDDLTFLKRTGLTESIKKAYKKDIQIIGICGGYQMLGKRLLNPYSVEGRIKTLDGIGMLNIKTVFQKEKITSQVEVKIVQGSALGIKGLEDTGLKGYEIHHGVSKGDIGLFRLKRVSGENTKSMGGFDTPDGSKNKNCFGTYIHGIFDNDKFRRVILNSIRTKKGLKPLKHIYSYTKTQDETIDRFTDTVKMHLDMEFIKSLIRV comes from the coding sequence ATGGCTCAATCACTGATGATTCAAGGCACTGGCTCAGGTGTTGGAAAAAGTCTTCTTGTTACTGCACTGTGCAGGATTTTTAAGGATATGGGTATAGATGTGGCACCATTTAAGGCACAGAACATGGCATTGAATGCATATGTAACAAAAGAAGGCGGAGAGATAGGTGTTGCCCAGGCGCTTCAGGCTAGAGCAGCAAGGATAGAGCCTGAGATTGATATGAACCCAATATTATTAAAGCCTTCAGGTGAGGCAGGTGTTCAGATAGTTATTCATGGAAAGGTCCATTCAATAATGCAGGCAAAAGGGTATTATGGATTTAAAAATTATGCATTGGAAGCAGTCAGAAGCTCCTTTCAGAGGCTTTCTAAGAGCCACGAGCTAATCATTATAGAGGGTGCTGGCAGCCCTGCCGAGATAAATCTTATGAAGAATGATATAGTAAATATGGCAATGGCAAAATATGCAAATGCACCTGTTTTGTTAGTAGGGGACATTGATAAAGGCGGTGTATTTGCCTCATTTTATGGTACCATAAAGCTTCTTTGCAGAGATAGCAGGTATATAAAGGCATTCATCATAAACAAATTCAGGGGTGATTTAGGCTTACTCAAACCCGGTCTGAAAATGATAAAAACAAAAACCGGCAGGCCTGTTATCGGTGTAATCCCTTATGTAAGGGACCTGTATCTCCCTGAAGAGGATGGGACATCTATTAAAGAAATTTATGCAGGGGCGAGGACACATCGCACATTCCAAACAAAAGGGCAGGGAAATCCTGCCCCTACAAAATTCATTTCAAACATGGGCGTTCATGTTGCCGAGCATAAACCCCGCGCTTACGAGAAATTTGAGATACAAGATTCAATCAAGATCGTTGTGGTAAAGCTTTTATACATCTCAAACTTCACGGATTTCGAGCCCTTTTACTATGAACCCGATGTTGAGCTTATATATTCGAATAATCCATCGGATATATCGCAGGCGGATATAGTGATAATCCCGGGCACTAAAAATACAATGGATGATCTTACATTTTTGAAGCGCACAGGACTTACGGAAAGTATAAAGAAAGCTTATAAAAAAGATATTCAGATCATCGGTATATGCGGTGGATATCAGATGCTTGGGAAAAGGCTTCTGAACCCTTATAGTGTGGAAGGCAGGATTAAAACATTAGACGGGATTGGCATGCTGAATATCAAAACAGTGTTTCAAAAAGAGAAGATAACATCACAAGTGGAAGTTAAGATAGTTCAGGGGTCAGCGCTTGGAATCAAGGGTTTGGAAGATACAGGATTAAAGGGCTACGAAATCCATCATGGAGTAAGCAAAGGGGATATAGGGTTGTTCAGGTTAAAGAGGGTTTCGGGCGAGAACACAAAATCTATGGGGGGATTTGATACCCCGGACGGATCAAAAAATAAAAACTGTTTTGGCACTTACATCCATGGCATTTTTGATAATGATAAATTTAGAAGGGTAATCCTGAATAGCATAAGGACCAAAAAGGGCTTAAAGCCATTAAAACATATCTATAGCTATACTAAGACTCAAGATGAGACCATCGATCGTTTTACAGATACTGTAAAAATGCATCTTGATATGGAATTTATAAAAAGTCTCATACGGGTATGA
- the cbpA gene encoding modified peptide precursor CbpA: MKTFKKGKKQIHKKGKPAKGLISYRKSCNVSGTGLSHYILKSN, encoded by the coding sequence ATGAAAACATTTAAAAAAGGTAAGAAGCAAATCCATAAAAAGGGTAAACCCGCCAAGGGTTTAATATCATATCGTAAGTCTTGCAATGTCAGTGGCACTGGTTTGTCACACTATATTTTAAAGTCCAACTGA
- the cbpB gene encoding peptide-modifying radical SAM enzyme CbpB: MIFNSKGHFINTGNGPSLLPVDIGHKNYLALVDPDTAFWLLVKRNRLADVLSDASYRKAYIGKLDEFRKEMEALRFTRRPSAVYFNPTEKCNLNCSYCYIPGNMRRNGHSMSSKELFEALEQLKSYFSRTLPTGTFPQIIFHGAEPLLNREAVFAGIDKYGKDFQFGIQTNATFLDEQTVEFLTSRNVSIGMSLDGPTSAVDSRTRHNWSGESTYKKTAEAMERLKGYTSWNIISTITRENMHHLVSLAEFFHSHEVPGCMLNIVRGTMPSSREVKPSDADAVKHYLAAMDRTYKLYQKTGKKLVVSNFANVLLAIIAPTARRLMCDISPCGGGRFFFALSANGDLFPCSEFVGLPAFKGGNIFKDDIEDVLVSSPFSIVAGRKVEDIEPCSRCAIRNFCGAPCPAEVHAMHGRMDKTGAFCEFYEEQTRYAFRVIADGRQDAFLWDDWDKGTKDTFTLNHSHKPHYL; the protein is encoded by the coding sequence ATGATATTTAATTCAAAGGGCCATTTTATCAATACCGGTAATGGTCCCTCACTTTTGCCTGTTGATATCGGGCATAAAAACTATCTTGCTCTGGTAGATCCTGATACGGCGTTCTGGTTACTGGTAAAACGCAATAGGCTTGCAGATGTCCTGAGTGATGCCAGCTATAGAAAGGCGTATATCGGGAAGTTGGACGAGTTTAGAAAAGAAATGGAAGCCCTGCGTTTTACCCGGAGGCCGTCTGCCGTATACTTTAACCCGACTGAAAAATGCAATCTCAATTGTTCATACTGCTATATTCCTGGAAACATGAGACGCAATGGGCACAGCATGTCGTCAAAAGAGCTTTTTGAGGCTTTAGAACAACTTAAAAGCTATTTCAGCAGAACTCTGCCAACAGGAACCTTTCCACAGATTATCTTTCATGGTGCTGAACCACTGCTCAACCGTGAGGCTGTTTTTGCCGGTATAGATAAGTACGGTAAAGACTTCCAGTTTGGCATCCAAACCAATGCAACATTTTTGGATGAGCAGACCGTAGAATTTTTAACCTCCAGGAATGTAAGTATTGGTATGTCTCTTGATGGCCCAACATCTGCCGTCGACAGCCGCACGCGACATAACTGGAGTGGAGAGAGCACCTATAAAAAGACAGCCGAAGCAATGGAGCGTTTAAAGGGGTACACCAGCTGGAATATTATAAGTACCATTACCCGTGAAAATATGCATCACCTGGTAAGTCTCGCGGAATTTTTTCATAGCCATGAGGTGCCGGGCTGCATGCTGAACATCGTGCGCGGTACTATGCCGTCGTCAAGGGAAGTCAAACCTTCCGATGCCGATGCTGTGAAGCATTATCTTGCTGCGATGGATCGCACATACAAGCTTTATCAGAAGACCGGCAAAAAACTTGTAGTTTCCAACTTTGCAAATGTCCTGCTTGCGATTATTGCGCCTACCGCACGGCGTCTTATGTGCGATATTTCCCCCTGTGGTGGTGGAAGGTTTTTTTTCGCCCTTTCGGCAAATGGAGATCTGTTTCCGTGCAGTGAATTCGTCGGATTGCCGGCATTTAAAGGCGGTAATATTTTTAAAGACGATATTGAGGATGTACTCGTGAGCAGTCCTTTTAGTATAGTTGCCGGCCGGAAAGTAGAAGATATAGAGCCGTGCAGCCGTTGTGCAATACGCAATTTCTGTGGTGCGCCGTGTCCTGCAGAGGTCCATGCAATGCATGGTAGAATGGATAAAACCGGGGCTTTTTGCGAGTTCTATGAAGAACAAACCCGCTACGCCTTCAGGGTTATTGCAGATGGCAGACAGGATGCTTTCCTCTGGGATGATTGGGATAAAGGAACAAAAGATACATTTACTCTCAATCATTCTCATAAACCTCATTACTTGTAA